The genomic interval GGATTTGCTACTACCCAGTATATCCGCTCTACTATGCCTGCTCCAAAAAATGCCATTCCAATTATTGCCCTTACGGCTGGTGCCTTGAAAAGCGATGAAGAACAAGCCCTTGCTGCTGGTATGGATGACTTTATTTCCAAACCTTTTGATGCGGAGGTATTGTTTACAAAAATCCGCCGGTTACTGGCAGGAAAAGATGTACCAGTGCCTGCTGAGCAGCAACAGATATCTCCCCGTAACAAGTTTGAAATTTCCCACGTTCAAAAGGCTGGTTTAAACGATCCGGAGTTTATGGTGCAACTGATGAATATGTTCCTGGAAAAGACTCCGGAAGCGCTTCAGCAAATGGAGAGCAGTGCACAAAGCCAGAACTGGAAACAAGTAGGATTTATAGCGCACCGGATCAAGTCAGTGTTTGTATGTATGGGCCTGTCACACTTACAACATGAATTATGGCAGATTGAGCAGGCGGCTGTGAATGAAGTGCATACAGAATATATTCCTGATAAAATCAAGCAGTTACACGACGGATGCAAAGAGGCCTTTGTTCAAATTACACAGGAAAGAAATAAACTGGTTAACAATCTTTCCTGACTGGTGTAATAGGAAAATTACAGCTAAATATTTATTATTAACCTTTTGATAGGAATGATACGTATAAGGAATTCTGATGCTTATTATTCAGCTATCATCCTACAACTTTCACAGGACGACTTTCAAAAATTACCTGAAAAGTGCTGTGTTTGCTTAAAATATGTATTTTTGCACCCTACTCATAAATAAAGTTATATTATTCATTTATTCAGAACAATTACAACGATATAATGGAAGACAAACTAAGCCTGAAGATTAAGATATATAATGAATGCCTTCGAATGCAGAAGAACATGGTAGAAACGGCCCGAATGGCTATACGGGAAGCTCAGGAGAATGCCAATACCAGTGAAGATTCAATGGAGGAAGGTTTCGTATCCTATAGGGAGCAATTGCAGCATACCAGAGATATGTATACCATGCAGTTGCAAACTACTCAAAATGACCTGGAAACGTTGCAGCAAGTGCCTGCACACAGCCTTACACCAATTATTGAAGCCGGCGCTATTGTTCATACAGATAAGCAGCATTTTTTTATTGCCGTCAGTATCGGAAAGGTAACAGTAGATAATAAGACCTATTTCCCTATTTCGACATCTGCGCCTATTTTCCAGGCGATGGTAGGGCTCAAAAAGGGCGATACTTTTCAATTCCGCGACAGGCAGTATAAAATACAGGAGGTATTCTAATTCGGTTAGATTAGTTACGTTTTGAGAATATATACAGAAGCTATAAATCAGTCTAATATAATGATCTGGTTTATAGCTTCTGCTATTATATTAGCTATAAGAGTGACAAATAATATATGGAGTTCCAGGTAGATAATATCAAATTAATTCATGCCGGAAAGATTGACGAAATGCTAAGCCTGATTCACAAACGGCCGACAATATTTCTGACATCTAAATCTATTTCTTCGTTTCAGAATTTTTTAAACGGTTATCTGATTTGGGCTTTTGACAATGATGAAATTTATAACCCAAGTGAGCCAGGTTTTGGTAGTTTTAAATAGTGGATGCTGAGCAACGATGGCAGAATAAATGGTATAGGATTCACATACTCAAAAATATTGCTTCTTGCCTATAATGGCAATAAAAAAAAGCCTTTGATAGATTTTTTGAGTGTTTAGATGAATACAAATAGAAAGGACACATAATAGTGTGTAAAATAAAAAGCCTTCCTTTGCAGGAAGGCTTTCGTGTAATATTTATTAGTAGAATTATCCCAGATACGGCTTTAATGCTTTACTTCTGGACGTATGACGCAAGCGGCGGATAGCTTTCTCTTTAATTTGGCGCACCCTTTCACGGGTAAGATTGAATTTTTCACCAATCTCTTCCAGTGTCATGGCATGTTCGCCATTCAAACCAAAATAAAAGGTGATTACTTCTGCCTCACGCATGGTAAGTGTAGCAAGGGCACGTTGTACCTCGCGGCGGAGAGAATCATTAATTAATTCTGAATCAGGCGTATCCTCACTGTCGTTTTCCAGCACATCAAGCAGGCTGTTTTCCTCTCCTTGTACAAAAGGTGCATCCATAGATACATGTCTTCCGGAGATCTTCAGTGTGTCTACTACTTCTGAGGTGGTTACCTCTAATACTTCTGCCAGTTCGTCTGGCGATGGTTCACGTTCGTATTTTTGTTCCAGTTCAGAAAATGTTTTTGAGATTTTATTTAAAGAGCCAACTCTATTTAACGGAAGCCTTACAATACGGGATTGTTCAGCCAAAGCCTGCAGGATGGATTGACGGATCCACCATACAGCATAGGAAATAAACTTAAAACCCCTGGTTTCATCAAAACGCTGCGCAGCTTTTATCAAACCAAGGTTTCCCTCATTGATCAAATCACCTAAAGACAACCCCTGATTCTGGTATTGTTTGGCTACAGACACCACAAAACGCAGGTTGGCTTTGGTCAATTTTTCTAAAGCAAGCTGATCACCCTCCCGGATTCGCTTAGCTAGTTCTACTTCTTCGTCGGGAGTTAACAGATCAACTTTACCTATTTCCTGCAAATACTTATCGAGCGACTGACTCTCGCGATTGGTTATTTGCTTGCTAATTTTAAGTTGTCTCATTCAATTTATAAAATTTAGGATGTACGCGCTCTCGAAAGGAACGATGGCTTTTTACTCAAAGTTCCTGTTGATTTTTGCATTCTATTTTAGCAAAGTCTTTTTAAAGCCAGGCAATAATAAGTTTTGATAAAACGTCAGTTAGTAAATCTACTGAATATAATTGAGGAAGGCAGAAAATACAAAGTAAAAAATTAAGTGTACCATGTATTTTTTCTGCCTTCCGGCTATATATTTCAGGAGTTAGCCGTTTTACCCTCCGGTTTAGGCAGTAATACTTTTCTGGAAAGCCTGTATTTACCGGTTTTTTTATCTACATCCACCAGTTTCACTTTTACTTCCTCTCCTACTTCCAATACACCTTCCATTTTTTCCAGGCGTTCCCACTTGATTTCAGAAATATGCAGCAGTCCATCTTTGCCTGGCATAAATTCTACAAATGCACCAAAGGGCATTATAGATTTTACCTTTCCTTCATATACATCGCCTATGGTTGGAATGGCAACTATGCCTTTTACCCGTCTCAGCGCTTTCTCCATCGCTACTTTATCTACAGCAAAAATATTTACATACCCTGCATTATCCCTTTCTTCAATCACTACCGTTGCGCCAGATTCTTTCTGAATATCCTGTACCACTTTACCACCAGGTCCGATAACGGCTCCAATCTGATCACGGTCAATTTTAACAGTAACTGAGCGGGGAGCATTCGGCTTCAGATCCGGTTTTGGTTCGGCAAGGGTTTTGTTCATCTCTCCTAAAATGTGCAGTCTGCCTTGTTTGGCCTGGGCAAGTGCCTGAGCCAAGACTTCGTAAGATAATCCATCAACCTTAATATCCATCTGGCAGGCAGTAATTCCTTTGGCTGTACCGGTTACTTTAAAATCCATATCGCCCAGGTGATCTTCATCCCCTAAGATGTCAGACAGGATGGCATATTTTTTTGTCTTGCTATCAGAGATCATCCCCATCGCTATCCCGGAAACAGGCGCTTTAATTTTGATACCAGCGTCCATTAGCGCCAGTGTACCGGCGCAAACAGTAGCCATGGAAGAAGAACCATTCGATTCCAGAATATCTGATACCACCCGCAGGGTATATGGATTTTCTTCATCTGGCGGCAGTACTTTCTTGAGTGCCCGGTGAGCCAGATTTCCATGCCCTACTTCTCTCCTACCCGGCCCACGGTTAGGTTTTACTTCGCCGGTAGAGAAACCTGGAAAATTATAATGCAGAATAAATTTATTGAATCCACTTAGCATGGCACTGTCAATCATCTGTTCGTCCAGCTTGGTGCCCAGCGTAACCGTAGTGAGAGACTGAGTTTCGCCACGGGTAAAAATGGCTGATCCATGCGCAGAAGGCAAATAATCAATTTCACTCCAGATCGGACGGATCTGGTCTGGTTTGCGGCCATCCAGACGTACACCTTCATTGAGCACCAGGTTTCTGGCGGCATCTTTCTCTATATCATGGTAATATTTACTTACCAGGGCCAGGTCAATGGTATGATCTTCAGGTAAGGAATCTATATAGGCTTGTTTTATCGCTTTAAAAGCTTCACTGCGCTCATGCTTATTAATAATAGTAGATTTGGCTACAGCATAAGCTTTTTCATACAGCAATAAATATAATTGTTCTTTTAGTACTGAATCATTTACTTCATGAGAGTACACTCTTTTCTGGGTTTTACCCACCAGTTCAGTTAATTCTCTCTGGGCCTGCACCTGAAGTTTGATGGCTTCATGGGCAGTTTTCAAAGCTTCCAGCACTTCTTCCTCAGATACTTCGTTCATTTCTCCTTCTACCATGGTAATATCATCGTAGGAAGCGGCCACAATCAGATCAAGGGTAGCTTTACTGAGCTGGTCAGCAGGAGGATTAACCAGGTACTGGCCATCGATTTTGGCTACTCTTACTTCTGAAATAGGGCCATTAAAAGGAATATCTGAAACGGCAAGGGCAGAAGAAGCGGCAAGGGCAGCCAGAGAATCTGGCAATACATTCTGATCAGCTGAAATTAAAAAAATATTTACCTGTGTTTCAGCATGGTAATCGTCGGGAAAAAGCGGACGTAAGGCACGGTCTACCAGGCGGCTTACCAGAATTTCATGGTCTGAGAGCCTGCCTTCGCGACGAAGGAATCCACCAGGGATTTTTCCTGCCGCCGCAAATTTTTCCTGGTAGTCTACTGATAAAGGCAAAAAATCGATGCCCTCCCGGGCTTCCTGATTGGCCACTACTGTAGCCAGCAACATAGTATCGCCCATCCGAACGACAACAGAGCCATCAGCTTGTTTAGCAAGTTTACCGGTTTCAATAGTTATTTTTCTACCATCGGCGAGTTCAATGGTTTTGGTGATTACATTTGGTAACATATGTTAATCTTTAAATCGTAAGAAAAAGGTGAATAGAGCGTATACAGGGGACTACGCAAAAAGGGATGGAAGTGGCAGCTTATCCTTAAATAAATTTGCCAGAGGCAATAAAATAAAAAGAGGGAAACCCTTGGTATGAATTCCCTCTTCTTGCTAAAATCTTACTTTCTTAATTGTAGTTCACTAATAATAGCTCTGTATCTTTCTATTTCGGTATGTGCCAGATAATCCAGCAACCTTCTTCTTTTACCTACCAGTTTCAGCAAACCCAGTCTGGTAGAGAAATCTTTTTTATGGGTTTTCAGGTGCTCAGTCAGGTGATTAATGCGGAAAGTAAACAAAGCAATTTGTGATTCAGCAGAACCCGTATCCGCTTTTTGCTTTGCAATCCCATGATTGGCAAATAATTCTTGTTTTTTTTCTGCGGTCAAATACATCGTAAGACAGATTGAATATCCTTTATTTTTTCGTTAAACCGCAAATTTAGCTGCTATATTACTGAAAACCAAATAAACAAATAGATTAATATTTATATAAGTAGTGTGCAGAGTACAAATTAATAAGGATTTTAAAACACTTTCTATCACAGCTTTAATATTGGTATCTATCGCCTATCTATTAATCCTGATTAACCCGGAATAAAGCAACTAAAATCCAAATCACTAGTATGATAGACCAGTATATGTATTCATTAACCTGGCACCCCCACTTTTCGCTCAGATTTAGGCCGGTTCATTTTGAGTAATTTATCTCTGAAACGGTTAAAGGCTACTTTATACACATCAGCTTCAAAGAGACGGGAATCATTTTTGGCTTGCCGCAGAAAGAATATGCCGCAGACAAACAAAATAGCATTAGCAGCCCATACACCGTAAGGAATCATAACAATGCCTTCCCTGGCCCATTTTTCGCCCAGGAGTGAGCATACGTAAAAGATAATAAAGAACACAATAGACACTAATACAGGTACTCCTAAGCCCCCTTTTTTAATAATAGCTCCCAGAGGGGCACCGATCAGAAACATTATAAAACAAGCCAGCGACTGAGTAAATTTCTTATATTTCTCTACTTCAAACGTACGGCTTTCTTTAATAGCAGAGTCCAGTTGCTGCAGGCTGCTTTGTGCAAAATTTTTCACATTCCGCGCCTGTGCCGCCGCCGAATTAACTACCTGCACTTGTTCTTCTTTGGCCAGAGCCCTGTGCTTTAAGGAATCTAACCATTTTCCTTCCAGTGAATCCAGCTTTGGGGGAAGGCCTTTCATTGAATTAAAATAGTATTGCTTTACGCTCAAATCGTTGCGATCCAGGATCAATGCGTATTCCTTCTTCATGGAATCGGCTACTGTCTGTAATTTATCCACACTCATCATGTATTTACTGGTGGCAAACAGCGATTTATCTGTACGGCTTAAATCGAAGGAAGCCAGGCTGAATACCATTTTACTCTGGTCAAAAGCATCCCGTTGAAATTCTTCTTTCCGCGAACGACGAGGTTCCTGAGCAACATCAGTGTAAGCATTTCCCCGGAACAATTCCAGCACCAGATAGCGGTCGTTATTGATGGTATACATTTTGGCAGAATCCGCCAGAATTACCTGTTTATTACCATCACCCTCTCTATGGTCATAAATCATCACATCCATAAGGGTTTTGCCATCGCTCAGCTTTTTATTGGCCTTAATGCTATACCCGGTAAGTCCATTATAGAAAACGCCTTCCTTAATATCCAGCGAGGGTTTTTTCTGGCGTACATCCCAAAGCAGGCTATATGCATTCAAATTGGCTTTAGGCACAATATTATTATTGAACCAGAAGGCCACAAACGTGAGAAGAAATGCAAATATTGAAACCGGCACCAGTACCCTGATGAGAGAAATACCTGAGCTTTTAATGGCCGTGAGCTCGTAATGTTCGCCTAAATTACCAAAGCAAATCAGGGAAGAGAGCAACATAGCCAGCGGCAAAGCTACTG from Rhodocytophaga rosea carries:
- the pnp gene encoding polyribonucleotide nucleotidyltransferase; this translates as MLPNVITKTIELADGRKITIETGKLAKQADGSVVVRMGDTMLLATVVANQEAREGIDFLPLSVDYQEKFAAAGKIPGGFLRREGRLSDHEILVSRLVDRALRPLFPDDYHAETQVNIFLISADQNVLPDSLAALAASSALAVSDIPFNGPISEVRVAKIDGQYLVNPPADQLSKATLDLIVAASYDDITMVEGEMNEVSEEEVLEALKTAHEAIKLQVQAQRELTELVGKTQKRVYSHEVNDSVLKEQLYLLLYEKAYAVAKSTIINKHERSEAFKAIKQAYIDSLPEDHTIDLALVSKYYHDIEKDAARNLVLNEGVRLDGRKPDQIRPIWSEIDYLPSAHGSAIFTRGETQSLTTVTLGTKLDEQMIDSAMLSGFNKFILHYNFPGFSTGEVKPNRGPGRREVGHGNLAHRALKKVLPPDEENPYTLRVVSDILESNGSSSMATVCAGTLALMDAGIKIKAPVSGIAMGMISDSKTKKYAILSDILGDEDHLGDMDFKVTGTAKGITACQMDIKVDGLSYEVLAQALAQAKQGRLHILGEMNKTLAEPKPDLKPNAPRSVTVKIDRDQIGAVIGPGGKVVQDIQKESGATVVIEERDNAGYVNIFAVDKVAMEKALRRVKGIVAIPTIGDVYEGKVKSIMPFGAFVEFMPGKDGLLHISEIKWERLEKMEGVLEVGEEVKVKLVDVDKKTGKYRLSRKVLLPKPEGKTANS
- a CDS encoding GreA/GreB family elongation factor gives rise to the protein MEDKLSLKIKIYNECLRMQKNMVETARMAIREAQENANTSEDSMEEGFVSYREQLQHTRDMYTMQLQTTQNDLETLQQVPAHSLTPIIEAGAIVHTDKQHFFIAVSIGKVTVDNKTYFPISTSAPIFQAMVGLKKGDTFQFRDRQYKIQEVF
- the rpsO gene encoding 30S ribosomal protein S15, yielding MYLTAEKKQELFANHGIAKQKADTGSAESQIALFTFRINHLTEHLKTHKKDFSTRLGLLKLVGKRRRLLDYLAHTEIERYRAIISELQLRK
- a CDS encoding sigma-70 family RNA polymerase sigma factor, with the translated sequence MRQLKISKQITNRESQSLDKYLQEIGKVDLLTPDEEVELAKRIREGDQLALEKLTKANLRFVVSVAKQYQNQGLSLGDLINEGNLGLIKAAQRFDETRGFKFISYAVWWIRQSILQALAEQSRIVRLPLNRVGSLNKISKTFSELEQKYEREPSPDELAEVLEVTTSEVVDTLKISGRHVSMDAPFVQGEENSLLDVLENDSEDTPDSELINDSLRREVQRALATLTMREAEVITFYFGLNGEHAMTLEEIGEKFNLTRERVRQIKEKAIRRLRHTSRSKALKPYLG
- a CDS encoding LptF/LptG family permease, which gives rise to MKKIDKLILKSFVGPFFLTFFVVVFILLTQTMIKYFDEFVGKDLGFAVFAELLFYFSLNTTPVALPLAMLLSSLICFGNLGEHYELTAIKSSGISLIRVLVPVSIFAFLLTFVAFWFNNNIVPKANLNAYSLLWDVRQKKPSLDIKEGVFYNGLTGYSIKANKKLSDGKTLMDVMIYDHREGDGNKQVILADSAKMYTINNDRYLVLELFRGNAYTDVAQEPRRSRKEEFQRDAFDQSKMVFSLASFDLSRTDKSLFATSKYMMSVDKLQTVADSMKKEYALILDRNDLSVKQYYFNSMKGLPPKLDSLEGKWLDSLKHRALAKEEQVQVVNSAAAQARNVKNFAQSSLQQLDSAIKESRTFEVEKYKKFTQSLACFIMFLIGAPLGAIIKKGGLGVPVLVSIVFFIIFYVCSLLGEKWAREGIVMIPYGVWAANAILFVCGIFFLRQAKNDSRLFEADVYKVAFNRFRDKLLKMNRPKSERKVGVPG